The genomic window AGGGTCTGGCGGCCCGCAGTTCGGCGCCGAGTCAGACCTGCCCGGCCCCGTCCCCGGACCCTGTCGCCTCGATCCCGGACTCGGGGGCGGCCGCGGTCCGCGCCGCGAGCCAGGTGGTCAGCGGCACCGCGGCGACGAGGCCGACGCTGCCCACCAGGGTTCGGATGATCTCCGTCGCCACGATCTCGCTGTTGGCGACGGTGCCGAGCGACTGGCGGGAGAGCACGAACAGGATGAGGATCGGCAGCGCGGCCCCGGCGTACGCGAGCGCCAGCGTGTTGACGGTCGAGCCGACGTGGTCCCGACCCACCCGGAGCCCCGACCGGAAGAGACGGGCGCGCGACATCCTCGGATCCGCCGCCCGCACCTCCCACACGGCCGAGGCCTGCGTGACGGTGACGTCGTTGAGGGCGCCGAGCGAACCGAGGACCATGCCGCCGAGCACGAGCCCACGCAGGTCGATCCCGCCGGTGCCGATCCGCACCAGGATGGCCTCCTCGGTCGCGAACCCGGAGAGGTGGGCCGC from Acidimicrobiia bacterium includes these protein-coding regions:
- a CDS encoding YibE/F family protein is translated as ASIAVLLVFILPALLDGESPVLVAIVGSATIAYAALYLANGTRTMTTVALLGTLATLALVVGLAELFTSAAHLSGFATEEAILVRIGTGGIDLRGLVLGGMVLGSLGALNDVTVTQASAVWEVRAADPRMSRARLFRSGLRVGRDHVGSTVNTLALAYAGAALPILILFVLSRQSLGTVANSEIVATEIIRTLVGSVGLVAAVPLTTWLAARTAAAPESGIEATGSGDGAGQV